The proteins below come from a single Halomicroarcula saliterrae genomic window:
- a CDS encoding mechanosensitive ion channel family protein, translated as MQLGGIEAALGSLPVWQGFSLLVVTGLVLALAVRAVGDRYLKSLTSRIDSDIDDIVLGGVHRALYVSLALAGAYAGTQVYDIAPGISVPLESGTLSVVIVVWMATLLRVGRKVSTAVTDTEYIDRQMVPILQNVWSAVVAAVAVFLLLVLWDVDVTPLLASAGIAGIIVGLAARDTLANFFGSLSLYLDGTYKVGDYVVLETGERGRVEDISVRSTVIRTRDDILVTVPNAKLSNAAIVNESTPKTKRRIRVPIGVAYGTDIDALEELLLEIADAEGLVLERPKPRVRFREFGGSALNFELLCWVNNPAQRARATHGLNSAIYKRFRADGIEIPFPQRDVSVSVTDVPGELFGQPDEPSAEPFPTETTEPSHPASERRSDGGHEDR; from the coding sequence ATGCAACTGGGTGGGATCGAGGCCGCGCTGGGCTCGCTCCCCGTCTGGCAAGGGTTCTCGCTGCTGGTCGTCACCGGGCTGGTGCTTGCCCTCGCCGTGCGCGCCGTCGGCGACAGGTATCTCAAGTCACTGACCAGCCGCATCGACAGTGACATCGACGACATCGTCCTCGGTGGCGTCCACCGGGCGCTGTACGTCAGTCTCGCGCTGGCCGGCGCGTACGCCGGGACGCAGGTGTACGACATCGCTCCGGGCATCTCGGTCCCGCTGGAATCGGGGACGCTGTCGGTCGTCATCGTCGTCTGGATGGCGACGCTGCTGCGAGTCGGTCGGAAGGTGTCGACGGCGGTGACCGACACCGAGTACATCGACCGCCAGATGGTTCCCATCCTCCAGAACGTCTGGAGCGCCGTCGTCGCCGCCGTCGCCGTCTTCCTCCTGCTCGTGCTGTGGGACGTCGACGTGACGCCGCTCTTGGCCTCGGCCGGCATCGCCGGCATCATCGTTGGCCTGGCCGCCCGGGACACGCTGGCGAACTTCTTCGGCTCGCTGTCGCTGTATCTCGACGGGACCTACAAGGTGGGCGACTACGTCGTCCTCGAAACCGGCGAGCGCGGTCGCGTCGAGGACATCTCCGTGCGCTCGACGGTCATCCGGACCCGCGACGACATCCTCGTCACCGTCCCCAACGCGAAGCTGTCGAACGCCGCCATCGTCAACGAGTCCACGCCCAAGACGAAACGCCGTATCCGGGTACCCATCGGCGTCGCCTACGGCACCGATATCGACGCTCTGGAGGAGCTACTGCTGGAGATTGCCGACGCCGAGGGACTCGTACTGGAACGGCCCAAGCCCCGCGTCCGCTTCCGGGAGTTCGGCGGGTCCGCGCTGAACTTCGAGCTACTGTGCTGGGTCAACAATCCGGCCCAGCGAGCGCGTGCGACACACGGGCTCAACAGCGCCATCTACAAGCGATTCCGGGCCGACGGCATCGAAATTCCGTTCCCACAGCGGGACGTGTCGGTGTCCGTCACCGACGTGCCCGGGGAGCTGTTCGGACAGCCTGACGAGCCGTCCGCCGAACCGTTCCCGACCGAGACAACCGAACCGAGCCACCCGGCGTCGGAACGCCGTTCAGACGGCGGGCACGAAGACCGGTGA